A single genomic interval of Wolbachia endosymbiont of Diaphorina citri harbors:
- the ribD gene encoding bifunctional diaminohydroxyphosphoribosylaminopyrimidine deaminase/5-amino-6-(5-phosphoribosylamino)uracil reductase RibD produces the protein MTDDYFMSIALKLAEKSLGSVAPNPAVGCIIVKNGMVIGEGYTGIGGRPHAEVVALQNAKDLTHGATMYVTLEPCCHFGVTEPCTTEIIKSGIRKVVIAAIDPDNRVLGRGIKALVDGGIEVEQGIMQKEAEVLNVGFFTTKEFHRPFIACKIATTLDGKIATFTGDSKWITSENTRNWVYELRAKYDAIMIGSNTLVSDDPLLTCRLPRLKDRSPIRLIIDSQGRLKEEHNIAKTADKVITWVITNKEVERKIKDINYLIVNTPPVIPVSRPENFKQLHNENWSRAGMTSEPDVIGKVCLKDMASKLVSEIGITRLLVEGGGILITELLKYNLIDRLIICRSGKILGNDATPFVGNLGIQSINNCYQFKKVEIIEFSEDVVELWDRV, from the coding sequence ATGACCGATGATTATTTCATGTCGATCGCATTAAAACTTGCAGAAAAAAGTCTTGGAAGTGTTGCACCAAATCCCGCTGTTGGATGTATCATTGTAAAAAACGGTATGGTGATCGGTGAAGGCTACACAGGAATCGGTGGACGTCCACATGCAGAAGTAGTTGCTTTGCAAAATGCTAAAGATTTAACTCATGGTGCAACTATGTACGTCACTCTTGAACCATGCTGCCACTTTGGAGTTACAGAACCTTGCACTACAGAAATCATAAAATCAGGAATAAGAAAGGTAGTGATTGCAGCAATTGACCCAGATAATAGAGTTTTAGGCAGAGGCATAAAAGCCTTAGTAGATGGAGGAATTGAAGTTGAGCAAGGGATTATGCAAAAAGAGGCAGAAGTATTGAATGTCGGTTTTTTCACCACTAAAGAATTTCATAGACCATTTATAGCTTGCAAAATCGCAACAACTCTTGATGGAAAAATCGCAACATTTACAGGCGATAGCAAATGGATAACAAGTGAAAATACGAGAAATTGGGTATATGAGCTCAGAGCAAAATATGATGCAATTATGATTGGCAGCAATACCCTTGTTAGTGACGATCCACTCTTAACTTGCAGATTACCAAGACTCAAAGACAGGTCGCCAATAAGGCTAATTATCGATAGCCAAGGGAGATTGAAGGAAGAGCATAATATTGCAAAAACTGCAGACAAAGTAATAACTTGGGTAATCACAAATAAGGAAGTAGAGAGAAAAATAAAAGACATTAATTATTTGATAGTTAATACACCTCCTGTCATCCCAGTGTCCAGACCAGAAAACTTCAAGCAATTGCATAATGAAAACTGGTCACGCGCTGGAATGACATCGGAACCTGATGTTATTGGCAAAGTCTGCTTAAAGGACATGGCATCAAAACTTGTTTCAGAAATTGGTATAACAAGGTTATTAGTTGAAGGTGGAGGAATATTAATTACAGAGCTACTGAAGTATAATTTAATCGACAGGCTGATAATCTGCCGTAGTGGTAAAATTTTAGGTAACGATGCAACTCCTTTTGTAGGGAATTTAGGAATTCAATCCATCAACAACTGTTACCAATTTAAAAAAGTAGAGATAATAGAGTTCAGTGAGGATGTGGTTGAGTTGTGGGATAGAGTATAG
- a CDS encoding deoxyguanosinetriphosphate triphosphohydrolase has translation MSNNNFLLSYACFPNKTKGRKFKEPEDENRSCFQRDRDRIIHSNAFRKLGYKTQVFINYEHDYYRTRLTHSLEVAQIARSIARRLRLDEDITECIALAHDLGHPPFGHTGENALVQIDNEKYKFDHNVQAIRILTYLEQKHADFNGMNLSWEVIEGVAKHNGPLLGQNAESSTNNQLLLKYNEKYDLKLEEFSSIEAQVASIADDIAYSVHDLDDALRANLVTIEDLLDVPLIGKMFKEVKSEYSELAQSKLIHESLSKTIGIMINDVVFQTEKNIKDYKIKSVEDVRGLNTMLVTFSPEVANATKEMKKFNMEKIYRSYKLNRTMNKAKRIVQELFQCFYENPGLLPIEWNKLACESQRSVIICDYISGMTDRFAIHEHRRIFDTSYEMTSF, from the coding sequence ATGTCAAACAATAATTTTCTATTAAGTTACGCGTGCTTTCCAAATAAAACAAAAGGAAGAAAATTTAAAGAGCCAGAAGATGAAAATCGCAGCTGCTTTCAGCGTGATAGGGACCGAATTATTCACTCTAATGCGTTTAGGAAACTAGGATACAAAACACAAGTTTTTATCAATTATGAGCATGATTACTATCGTACTCGGCTAACTCATAGCCTTGAAGTTGCACAAATTGCAAGATCCATCGCACGCAGGCTCAGATTAGATGAGGACATCACTGAATGCATAGCGCTTGCACATGACCTTGGTCATCCTCCATTTGGTCACACAGGTGAGAATGCTCTAGTTCAAATTGATAACGAGAAGTATAAGTTTGATCATAACGTTCAAGCTATAAGGATTTTAACTTATCTTGAACAAAAACATGCTGACTTTAATGGCATGAATCTAAGTTGGGAAGTGATTGAAGGTGTTGCAAAACATAACGGTCCCTTGCTTGGTCAAAACGCGGAGTCTTCTACAAATAATCAGCTGTTATTAAAATATAATGAAAAATATGATCTAAAACTTGAGGAATTTTCAAGCATTGAAGCACAAGTTGCTTCAATTGCCGATGATATTGCTTACAGTGTTCACGATCTTGATGATGCACTCAGGGCAAATTTAGTAACCATCGAAGATTTGCTCGATGTTCCTTTAATTGGCAAAATGTTCAAAGAAGTAAAAAGCGAATATTCAGAATTGGCCCAAAGTAAACTCATACATGAATCACTGAGTAAAACTATAGGGATTATGATAAATGATGTCGTTTTTCAGACTGAAAAAAATATTAAAGACTACAAAATAAAAAGCGTAGAAGATGTAAGAGGTCTAAATACAATGCTAGTCACATTTTCACCAGAAGTTGCAAATGCCACAAAAGAGATGAAAAAATTTAACATGGAAAAAATATACAGAAGCTATAAATTGAATAGAACAATGAACAAAGCAAAACGTATAGTACAGGAGCTTTTTCAATGCTTTTATGAAAACCCAGGGTTATTACCTATAGAGTGGAACAAGCTTGCTTGTGAATCTCAGCGTTCAGTAATAATATGTGATTATATCTCAGGTATGACAGATAGATTTGCCATACATGAGCACAGAAGAATTTTTGATACCTCATACGAAATGACTTCTTTCTAA
- a CDS encoding HesB/IscA family protein produces the protein MSTDYNISLTDNALRKIHSLVEQEGDESSILRVAVSGGGCSGFKYNFLMDQINKKMSLDDDFDDDEDDDFDDDEDSEDYRSHSSFSEKGKDIVINDENGNPVLMVDNCSAKFLNNSTIDYTEDLSGSGFQIKNALAKSRCGCGNSFSV, from the coding sequence ATGTCAACAGATTACAATATTAGCTTAACTGACAATGCATTAAGGAAAATCCACTCCCTTGTAGAACAGGAAGGAGATGAGAGTTCTATTTTGCGGGTTGCAGTTTCAGGTGGTGGATGCTCTGGCTTCAAGTATAATTTTCTTATGGATCAAATAAATAAGAAGATGTCTTTGGATGACGATTTTGACGATGATGAAGACGATGATTTTGACGATGACGAAGATAGCGAGGATTATAGAAGCCACTCCAGTTTTAGTGAAAAAGGTAAAGATATAGTAATTAATGATGAGAATGGAAACCCTGTATTAATGGTTGATAATTGTTCAGCGAAATTTTTAAATAACTCAACTATAGATTATACTGAAGATCTAAGTGGTTCTGGTTTTCAAATCAAGAATGCTCTCGCTAAGTCTCGATGTGGTTGTGGTAACAGTTTCTCGGTCTAA
- a CDS encoding EndoU domain-containing protein has translation MSKIAKLILCLIIPVIGFVFYIKEHYLNDANSQIGFEPFFKTDSSDPDYIPPLPELTDFDRGVLRVCGDWGTQPDEEDFRILLDCPQHQEVVKRIYDKLDHQVITPSADLGLFKDELTKIWFTNSGTEKETIGFGHIFCGEPDRLGLGGMHFVGRYVEAQENKWAGAIWGNKSLCNKLDIKPPVYTFGMKYLGKGGEVKVKCPNGYAHNLHADDILVSATKAFKELGKDGMCLYKMEDANYQSVFVRKNDAILTFYPDLTPKCNDKSTNCSCSKP, from the coding sequence ATGTCGAAAATAGCTAAGTTAATCTTGTGCTTAATAATACCAGTAATAGGATTTGTTTTTTACATTAAGGAGCATTATCTCAATGATGCAAATTCACAAATTGGCTTTGAGCCGTTTTTCAAAACAGATTCTTCAGATCCAGACTATATTCCACCACTTCCAGAGTTGACTGATTTTGATAGAGGAGTGTTAAGGGTTTGTGGAGATTGGGGAACACAGCCTGATGAAGAAGATTTCAGAATTTTGCTTGATTGTCCGCAGCATCAAGAAGTGGTGAAAAGGATATACGATAAGCTTGATCATCAGGTGATTACACCTAGTGCAGACTTGGGGTTGTTTAAAGATGAATTGACTAAGATTTGGTTTACAAATAGCGGAACTGAAAAAGAAACTATAGGGTTTGGGCATATTTTTTGTGGTGAACCAGATAGATTGGGGCTAGGTGGTATGCATTTTGTAGGTAGATATGTTGAGGCTCAAGAAAATAAGTGGGCGGGTGCAATTTGGGGTAATAAATCTCTGTGCAATAAATTAGATATTAAGCCACCTGTTTACACGTTTGGAATGAAATACTTAGGTAAGGGTGGAGAAGTAAAAGTTAAGTGCCCAAATGGGTATGCACATAACCTTCATGCTGATGATATTTTAGTTTCTGCAACTAAGGCGTTTAAGGAATTGGGAAAAGATGGAATGTGTCTGTATAAAATGGAAGATGCCAATTATCAATCAGTGTTTGTGAGAAAGAATGACGCTATACTTACGTTCTATCCTGACTTAACACCAAAATGTAATGATAAAAGTACTAATTGTAGCTGTAGCAAGCCTTGA
- the truB gene encoding tRNA pseudouridine(55) synthase TruB translates to MVNGWLNLDKPTGMSSAQAVTQIKRIFGIKKAGHLGTLDPLASGILPIALGEATKTIPYLSCNLKAYNFTIKWGKQTTTDDLDGDIIRTSTIKPQYNQINCAIKDFIGEIIQTPPQFSAVKIKGARAYKLARSGQRVNIKPRQVKIHELKLISVDTTNNSADFSMTCASGVYVRSIARDLGVTLNCFGHITKLRRSMVGDFRETESATIERLIEKNTTVHPLVSFQRVTLESRKKEEEWIPVSSIGMTEDDVVIGSNTKSFIIPIESALKSMFKVEISLEEAKKIRKGQGIILNNLRGLKNYDIFCTIVGNVPIAICSFTHGYVKPIRVFNILK, encoded by the coding sequence ATGGTAAATGGCTGGCTGAATCTTGATAAACCAACAGGAATGAGTTCTGCACAAGCTGTAACTCAAATTAAAAGGATTTTTGGAATAAAAAAAGCTGGTCATCTGGGAACACTTGATCCTTTGGCTTCAGGTATATTACCGATCGCTCTTGGTGAAGCAACAAAAACTATACCGTATTTATCTTGTAACTTAAAGGCATACAATTTCACAATCAAATGGGGAAAGCAAACAACTACGGACGATTTAGATGGTGATATTATTAGAACTAGCACTATAAAACCTCAGTATAATCAAATAAATTGTGCAATTAAGGATTTTATTGGGGAGATAATACAGACTCCTCCTCAATTTTCAGCAGTAAAAATTAAGGGAGCAAGAGCATATAAGTTGGCAAGAAGTGGGCAAAGGGTGAATATAAAGCCTCGACAAGTCAAAATACATGAACTGAAATTGATCTCTGTTGATACCACAAACAATAGTGCTGATTTTTCTATGACGTGTGCTAGCGGTGTATATGTGAGATCAATTGCTCGGGATCTTGGAGTAACATTAAATTGCTTTGGACACATTACAAAACTAAGAAGAAGTATGGTAGGTGATTTTAGAGAAACTGAATCAGCGACAATTGAACGGCTTATTGAAAAAAATACAACAGTCCATCCTTTGGTGTCATTCCAGCGCGTGACGCTGGAATCTAGAAAAAAAGAAGAAGAGTGGATCCCAGTGTCAAGCATTGGGATGACAGAAGATGATGTAGTGATAGGAAGTAATACAAAAAGTTTCATCATCCCCATTGAATCGGCTTTAAAATCGATGTTCAAAGTTGAAATTTCCCTAGAGGAAGCGAAGAAAATCAGAAAAGGTCAAGGAATTATATTAAATAACTTGCGTGGTTTAAAGAATTATGATATTTTTTGTACGATAGTGGGTAATGTACCTATTGCAATTTGCAGTTTTACTCATGGTTATGTGAAGCCTATTCGTGTTTTTAATATTTTGAAATGA
- the rpe gene encoding ribulose-phosphate 3-epimerase: MGIKIAPSILSADFAKLGEEVKRISDLNVDYIHIDVMDGNFVPNITIGPNVISAIRKYSNLPFDVHLMIKSPGDHIESFINAGADIITIHAEAEIHLERLVRKIKSYKNNTKKIIQVGVSIVPSTSPSVLEYIIDELDIVLIMTVNPGFGGQEFIHSQLSKISTVRKMIQDRNLKTQVSVDGGVNFSNAADIIKAGANILVAGSAIFKAEDMKKTINDLKNLSL; this comes from the coding sequence ATGGGTATTAAAATTGCACCTTCTATACTTTCAGCAGACTTTGCAAAATTAGGAGAGGAAGTAAAAAGAATTAGCGACTTGAATGTAGATTATATACACATAGACGTTATGGATGGAAATTTTGTTCCAAATATTACAATAGGTCCGAATGTTATCTCTGCGATACGTAAATATAGCAACCTTCCTTTTGATGTGCACTTAATGATTAAATCTCCTGGTGACCATATTGAAAGTTTTATAAATGCTGGTGCTGATATTATCACCATACATGCAGAAGCAGAGATACATCTTGAGAGGCTAGTAAGAAAGATAAAATCATATAAAAACAATACAAAAAAAATAATACAAGTTGGAGTTTCAATTGTTCCTTCAACTTCTCCAAGCGTGCTTGAGTATATAATAGATGAGCTAGATATTGTGCTAATTATGACAGTCAATCCTGGATTTGGAGGACAGGAGTTTATTCATTCGCAGTTGAGTAAGATATCTACCGTGAGGAAAATGATACAGGACCGTAATCTTAAAACACAAGTTTCAGTAGATGGTGGAGTTAACTTTTCTAACGCAGCTGATATAATAAAAGCAGGTGCAAATATATTAGTTGCTGGATCAGCAATATTTAAAGCTGAAGACATGAAAAAGACTATAAACGATCTTAAAAATCTTTCGTTATAA
- the pnp gene encoding polyribonucleotide nucleotidyltransferase — MFEIIKKSIDWEGRTLSLETGKIARQADGSVVVNYGDTSILVTVVRKKKEESVDFLPLNVQFIAKSYAMGKIPGGFFKREGKPSDRETLISRVIDRSIRPLFPEGFHDEISVVCNLLTYDTVNSPEVPALIGTVAALAISGVPFHFTIAGVMVGCDENNNYILNPSVQEMKASNLDLFLSGDENSILMVESEVKELSEENVLDAIKFGHEHLQPVIKLIKEFADTVGNKPESFAPIDISDITQELEKYRKDFEEAYSKTVKQERVQALEVVRNNILNTLKESGKDEKLITYAVKSFERSLVREMIRKKSVRIDSRKYDEIRQIEIEADILPKTHGSALFTRGTTQALVVTALGTTQDEQIVDDIEGDRREHFMLHYNFPPFAVGEASAIRAPGRREIGHGKLAWKAIHPVLPDKSEFPYTIRVVSEIMESDGSSSMATVCGTSIALMDTGVPIKAPVAGIAMGLIKDKNEHIILSDILGDEDYLGDMDFKVAGTSGGITALQMDMKIPGISFEIVEKSLEQAKAGRLHILEKMNAVISEHRKDIKDHVPRVLSFYIDKDKISAAIGAKGKNIRSVCERSNAKIEIGDDGKVSVFAISSTEAEAAKNMMIDSITELEQGSIIDAKVVNIEKSIVELELPNGRKGKMHISEVANQHVESIEDILKQGDTFKALVIDFEKGGCPKLSRRRVDQETGEFFEGKLYNEERRDGLNNRDNYYNNSFNKKPGDNYHSNRPTRPRSGFSNRSRPKFGNNDSSSGFY, encoded by the coding sequence ATGTTTGAAATTATAAAAAAGTCTATAGATTGGGAGGGACGTACCTTATCTTTAGAAACTGGGAAAATAGCACGTCAAGCTGATGGTTCAGTAGTTGTAAATTATGGAGATACTTCTATCTTAGTCACTGTTGTACGAAAAAAGAAGGAAGAAAGTGTTGATTTTCTCCCTTTAAATGTGCAGTTTATTGCAAAAAGTTATGCCATGGGTAAGATTCCTGGTGGTTTTTTTAAAAGAGAAGGAAAACCATCTGATAGAGAAACTTTAATTTCAAGAGTAATAGACAGAAGTATAAGGCCGTTATTTCCTGAAGGTTTTCATGATGAAATTAGTGTAGTATGTAATCTATTAACTTACGATACAGTCAATTCTCCTGAAGTACCAGCATTGATAGGCACCGTCGCAGCTCTTGCAATTTCTGGTGTTCCTTTCCACTTTACTATAGCTGGAGTTATGGTCGGTTGTGATGAAAATAACAATTATATACTCAATCCTTCCGTTCAAGAGATGAAAGCAAGCAACTTGGATCTGTTTTTGTCTGGTGATGAAAATTCGATCTTAATGGTCGAATCAGAAGTCAAAGAGCTCTCTGAAGAGAATGTTCTTGACGCAATAAAATTTGGTCATGAACATCTTCAACCTGTTATTAAGCTTATAAAAGAATTTGCTGATACAGTAGGCAATAAACCTGAAAGCTTTGCCCCTATTGATATATCAGATATAACTCAAGAACTTGAAAAATATCGCAAAGACTTTGAAGAAGCATATTCAAAAACAGTAAAACAAGAGCGAGTTCAAGCTCTAGAAGTAGTCAGGAATAATATATTGAATACTCTCAAAGAGTCTGGAAAAGACGAAAAGTTAATTACTTATGCAGTAAAAAGCTTTGAAAGATCTTTAGTGCGTGAAATGATTAGAAAGAAAAGTGTGAGGATAGACAGCCGTAAGTATGATGAAATACGCCAGATAGAAATTGAGGCTGACATTCTACCCAAGACTCACGGTTCTGCGCTATTTACAAGGGGTACCACTCAGGCACTAGTTGTTACTGCTCTTGGTACTACACAAGATGAGCAAATTGTGGATGACATTGAAGGGGATAGACGTGAACATTTTATGTTGCATTATAATTTTCCTCCATTTGCTGTTGGAGAGGCTTCTGCTATACGCGCACCAGGAAGGAGAGAAATTGGTCATGGTAAACTTGCTTGGAAAGCAATTCATCCTGTTTTACCTGATAAATCTGAATTTCCTTATACAATAAGGGTAGTATCTGAGATTATGGAATCTGATGGTTCTTCTTCTATGGCAACAGTTTGTGGAACTTCCATTGCATTAATGGATACAGGTGTGCCAATAAAGGCTCCCGTTGCGGGAATTGCTATGGGTCTCATCAAAGACAAAAATGAACATATAATACTTTCTGATATACTGGGCGATGAAGACTATCTTGGTGATATGGATTTCAAAGTAGCAGGAACTAGCGGAGGGATTACAGCACTGCAGATGGATATGAAAATTCCTGGTATAAGCTTTGAAATTGTTGAAAAATCTTTAGAACAAGCAAAAGCCGGAAGATTACATATCTTAGAAAAAATGAATGCAGTAATTTCAGAACATCGTAAGGATATAAAAGATCATGTACCAAGAGTGTTATCGTTTTATATAGATAAAGATAAAATTTCTGCAGCTATTGGTGCTAAAGGAAAAAATATACGCAGTGTATGTGAAAGAAGTAATGCAAAAATTGAAATAGGGGATGACGGTAAAGTTTCTGTTTTTGCCATTAGTAGTACTGAAGCTGAAGCTGCAAAGAATATGATGATTGATTCAATAACAGAACTAGAACAAGGTTCTATAATTGATGCTAAGGTTGTAAATATAGAGAAGTCTATTGTAGAGCTTGAGCTTCCTAATGGAAGGAAAGGAAAAATGCATATAAGCGAAGTAGCTAATCAACATGTAGAGTCTATTGAGGACATACTTAAACAGGGTGATACCTTCAAAGCTTTGGTAATTGATTTTGAAAAAGGTGGGTGCCCAAAATTGTCAAGACGTCGTGTTGATCAAGAAACAGGTGAATTTTTTGAAGGTAAACTTTACAATGAAGAAAGGAGAGATGGTTTAAATAATAGGGATAATTATTATAACAACTCGTTTAATAAAAAACCTGGAGATAATTATCATAGTAATAGACCTACTCGTCCTCGTTCTGGTTTTAGTAATAGAAGCAGACCAAAATTTGGTAATAATGACTCATCATCAGGTTTCTATTGA
- a CDS encoding phosphoglycerate kinase encodes MNVPSIESCDFHNKNVLLRVDFNVPIKNGRICDATRILRALPTIQYLANVGAKVIVISHFGRPKAKDSNLSLKNVVETLSRLLSKEVKFIDDCIGERVQRAINAMDGGDIILLENLRFYKEEEQNDSNFAKQLASLADIYINDAFSCSHRAHASISRITEFLPSYAGFCLQDELKYLEQAISFDAKPITAIVGGAKISTKIKMLIKLAEKVDYLILGGAIANNFLLFNKVNIGKSFFQNGVDDLLHDIVETANKNNCKIVVPEDVLVAVNSDYSTGVLRKIESILDGDIILDIGPQTLSTISGIIASSKTLLWNGPIGVFEHSAFANGTVEVMRVVSDLTHEGKLTSVIGGGDSLSAINTAGLADKDFTYISTGGGAFLSWLSGDEMPGLRSTLD; translated from the coding sequence ATAAATGTACCTAGCATAGAGAGTTGTGATTTTCACAATAAAAATGTTCTGCTCAGGGTTGACTTCAATGTTCCTATAAAAAATGGAAGAATTTGTGATGCCACTCGTATTTTGAGAGCGCTACCTACCATTCAGTATTTGGCAAATGTGGGTGCAAAAGTTATTGTTATCTCACATTTTGGGCGTCCAAAAGCCAAAGACAGTAACTTATCGCTAAAAAACGTAGTTGAAACTTTATCGCGGCTGCTAAGCAAAGAAGTGAAATTTATTGATGATTGTATTGGTGAGAGAGTACAAAGAGCAATAAATGCGATGGATGGAGGAGATATAATATTACTAGAGAATCTGAGGTTTTATAAAGAAGAAGAGCAGAATGATTCAAATTTTGCTAAACAATTAGCATCTCTAGCAGATATATATATAAATGATGCGTTTTCTTGCTCTCACAGAGCTCACGCTTCTATTTCACGCATTACGGAATTTTTACCTTCTTATGCAGGATTTTGCTTGCAAGATGAGCTAAAGTATCTTGAGCAAGCTATATCGTTTGACGCTAAACCTATTACTGCGATAGTTGGTGGAGCTAAAATATCAACTAAAATAAAAATGCTTATAAAGCTAGCAGAAAAGGTTGATTACCTTATTCTGGGCGGCGCAATTGCTAATAATTTTTTGTTATTTAATAAAGTTAATATAGGCAAGTCTTTTTTTCAAAATGGCGTTGATGATCTTCTGCACGATATTGTTGAGACGGCAAATAAAAACAATTGCAAAATAGTTGTGCCAGAAGACGTTTTGGTTGCAGTAAATTCTGATTATAGCACTGGCGTTTTAAGAAAAATTGAATCCATTTTGGACGGTGATATAATTTTAGATATCGGACCTCAAACTTTAAGCACAATAAGCGGTATAATAGCAAGCAGTAAAACTCTGCTGTGGAACGGACCTATTGGTGTTTTTGAACATTCAGCTTTTGCAAATGGTACAGTAGAGGTGATGAGAGTAGTAAGTGATTTGACACACGAAGGAAAATTAACCAGTGTAATAGGAGGAGGAGATAGTCTATCTGCAATAAATACTGCAGGTCTTGCCGATAAAGATTTTACATATATTTCAACTGGTGGGGGAGCGTTTTTAAGTTGGCTAAGTGGTGATGAGATGCCAGGACTGCGATCAACATTAGATTAA
- the rpsO gene encoding 30S ribosomal protein S15 — MSITSQKKKSLISTYAIKEDDTGSSFVQCAILTERISNLTEHFKTHKHDHNSKRGLLILIGRRRKHLNYIKRKFGNEAYQELIEKLGIRK; from the coding sequence ATGTCAATAACATCCCAAAAGAAAAAAAGTTTGATTAGTACATATGCAATTAAAGAAGATGATACAGGTTCATCTTTTGTACAGTGTGCAATTTTAACCGAGAGAATCAGTAATTTAACTGAGCATTTTAAAACGCATAAGCATGACCATAATTCTAAGCGCGGTTTACTTATATTGATAGGTAGAAGGCGCAAGCACTTAAATTATATAAAACGTAAATTTGGTAATGAAGCCTATCAAGAGTTAATAGAGAAGTTAGGCATTAGAAAATAA
- a CDS encoding N-acetylmuramoyl-L-alanine amidase, translated as MSVLFLLLLVAPLVYGQQPCLIDIENDFQDLKTSLKNPIFLDPAPSSNYDDRESKKVLMVVVHHTESPTLKSTKCALNSSGISVQLIVDRDGSITLMVPLEKRAWHAGISYAKVQVDNVVEELRKLNDYSIGIEIVNTGLEPFPEEQMKSVKDLLLYLMKRFKIRKDMIFSHAEIGTIVYNSAIEGYAMRKPDPHKLFDWELLEKSSIGLHIGDRISPQDAEQKVNEVLYKVGDKSENILKLKKRLNGFFYKILPWNDREGNMVFPDNNANYSNEFDENFAWVINQFSMHHLPKEIRKDLPLKLEQEDILPEFLVKYSNLIFSEFLSLSDKTKLSLKLPFLNEEDYKRLLSSLAEYENNISSSAFATLMYKIKLYYDSYLRYNIRSSLYIPFKLNSFEKLDVLKNEILSFKSISPEKAIEVSNLINGFRSEVLSDFQNFEKQWFQEFKDTWKQKFIPNMEKKMSWTALHETVLEYLEKAKKEV; from the coding sequence TTGTCTGTTTTATTTCTGTTACTGCTTGTAGCGCCTCTTGTATATGGACAGCAACCTTGCTTAATTGATATCGAGAACGATTTTCAAGATTTGAAAACATCATTAAAGAATCCAATATTTTTAGATCCTGCACCAAGTTCAAATTATGATGATAGAGAAAGCAAAAAAGTGTTGATGGTGGTAGTGCATCATACCGAATCTCCAACATTAAAAAGCACAAAATGCGCATTAAATTCTTCAGGGATATCAGTACAGCTTATTGTTGATAGAGATGGTAGCATTACTCTGATGGTTCCACTTGAAAAACGAGCATGGCATGCTGGTATAAGTTATGCGAAAGTTCAAGTAGATAATGTGGTTGAAGAGCTACGAAAACTGAATGATTATTCTATAGGTATAGAGATTGTAAACACAGGGCTTGAGCCTTTTCCAGAAGAGCAAATGAAATCTGTCAAAGATCTGCTTTTGTACCTAATGAAGCGCTTTAAGATTAGAAAAGATATGATATTTAGTCACGCTGAGATAGGTACTATAGTGTACAACTCAGCAATTGAAGGTTACGCAATGCGTAAGCCTGATCCACATAAGTTATTTGATTGGGAATTATTAGAGAAAAGTAGTATCGGATTGCATATAGGTGATAGAATCAGTCCTCAAGACGCAGAACAAAAAGTAAATGAGGTTTTGTATAAGGTAGGCGATAAGAGTGAAAATATTTTGAAATTAAAAAAAAGGTTAAACGGTTTTTTTTATAAAATACTGCCTTGGAATGATAGGGAAGGTAATATGGTTTTTCCTGACAATAATGCTAATTACTCAAATGAGTTTGATGAAAATTTTGCGTGGGTTATCAATCAGTTTTCCATGCATCACTTGCCGAAAGAGATTAGAAAAGACTTGCCTCTAAAATTAGAACAAGAAGATATTTTGCCTGAATTTTTAGTTAAGTATAGTAATCTTATTTTTAGTGAATTCTTATCTTTAAGTGATAAAACTAAATTAAGCTTAAAGCTACCATTTTTGAATGAAGAGGATTACAAGCGTTTATTATCTTCTCTTGCAGAATATGAAAATAATATTTCTTCTAGTGCATTTGCTACGCTCATGTACAAGATTAAGCTATATTACGACTCTTATCTAAGGTATAATATAAGATCCTCGCTTTATATTCCATTTAAGCTTAATTCATTTGAGAAGCTAGATGTTTTAAAGAATGAAATATTGTCTTTTAAGTCTATAAGCCCTGAAAAGGCTATAGAAGTCTCGAATTTAATTAATGGGTTTAGGTCAGAAGTTTTATCTGATTTCCAAAACTTTGAGAAGCAGTGGTTTCAAGAATTTAAGGACACTTGGAAACAAAAATTTATACCGAATATGGAAAAGAAAATGTCTTGGACTGCGCTACATGAAACTGTGTTGGAATATTTAGAAAAGGCGAAGAAAGAAGTCTAA